The proteins below are encoded in one region of Paenibacillus albus:
- a CDS encoding small, acid-soluble spore protein, alpha/beta type yields the protein MARRSRRKHVVPAADAQMSAFKAEVMRREGYVVNPSRPDDVKYEVAKSLGIPLEHGYNGQLSTESAGQIGGQIGGAMVKELIRMAQEKLANEGRQ from the coding sequence ATGGCACGAAGAAGTCGAAGAAAGCATGTGGTCCCGGCAGCGGATGCGCAGATGAGCGCGTTCAAAGCGGAGGTAATGCGCAGGGAAGGCTACGTCGTTAATCCGAGCCGGCCTGATGATGTGAAGTACGAGGTTGCGAAGTCGCTTGGCATACCGCTTGAGCATGGTTATAACGGCCAGCTGTCAACGGAGTCTGCCGGCCAGATCGGCGGTCAGATCGGCGGCGCGATGGTGAAGGAACTTATCCGCATGGCACAAGAGAAGCTGGCGAATGAGGGCAGGCAATAA
- the corA gene encoding magnesium/cobalt transporter CorA has protein sequence MMRIMLITKDHRVMQLSSFSELDDPKAHVQWYWVDFCEPTEEESKLLDDYFHFHPLAIEDCMLYLQRPKMDHYEDVHFLVLHAIDERTLEATEVDLFIGKNFLVSYHQQPHQEVNQAWEKVRHKPHTEAHGNLHAAYAVMDELVDQYFPALQAIEDQLLEFETEGTNEQNFRSNLNHVFDIRNKLLKLRKTFVPMRDLLYRLLNTQRIEALPHYHLFFTDIYDHLLKLAEMVDSNRDMTSDLRDHYMSINSNRMNEIMKTLTVITVIFMPLTFIAGIYGMNFSNMPELQWHAGYFLVLIVMAVLSVGMYAWFKGKGWFE, from the coding sequence ATGATGCGAATAATGCTAATTACGAAGGACCATCGCGTGATGCAGCTGTCCAGCTTCTCGGAGCTAGACGACCCGAAGGCACATGTCCAGTGGTACTGGGTAGATTTCTGCGAACCGACTGAAGAGGAATCGAAGCTGCTGGATGACTATTTTCATTTTCACCCGCTCGCGATTGAAGATTGCATGCTCTACCTGCAAAGGCCGAAGATGGATCATTACGAGGATGTCCACTTCCTTGTCCTTCATGCAATCGACGAGCGTACGCTCGAAGCGACAGAGGTAGATCTGTTCATCGGCAAAAATTTTCTCGTTAGCTACCATCAACAGCCGCATCAAGAGGTTAATCAAGCGTGGGAGAAGGTTAGGCATAAGCCGCACACGGAAGCACATGGCAATTTGCATGCGGCGTACGCGGTGATGGATGAGCTGGTGGATCAATATTTTCCGGCCTTGCAGGCGATCGAAGACCAGCTGCTTGAGTTTGAGACGGAAGGGACAAATGAGCAGAATTTCCGCTCGAACTTGAACCATGTGTTCGATATTCGCAACAAGCTGCTGAAGCTGCGCAAAACATTCGTGCCGATGAGAGACCTGCTCTACCGGCTGCTGAACACGCAGCGAATCGAGGCTTTGCCGCATTATCATCTTTTCTTCACAGATATCTACGATCATCTGCTCAAGCTGGCGGAGATGGTCGATTCCAACCGCGATATGACGTCGGATCTGCGCGACCATTATATGTCGATCAATTCCAACCGAATGAATGAGATTATGAAGACGCTGACGGTCATTACGGTGATCTTCATGCCGCTGACGTTCATTGCCGGGATTTACGGGATGAATTTCTCGAATATGCCGGAGCTGCAATGGCATGCCGGGTATTTTCTCGTTCTTATTGTGATGGCCGTTTTGTCGGTAGGCATGTATGCATGGTTTAAAGGGAAAGGCTGGTTCGAATGA